From Rhopalosiphum padi isolate XX-2018 chromosome 2, ASM2088224v1, whole genome shotgun sequence:
GATTGAATTTATTCCAGCTAACATAATCAACAAGTCTTCACTCGAtgtcaaaaaaatgattgatacAGTAAttggacattttatatttttggatataaacattaacattttaaaaggaGAAGTTGATTTATGGAAATCAAATTGGATTTCCAGGAAAAATGAaggtaaatactaatttattaaatacaatttgcatATTGATTGGtaaaaatcacatattttttatttaaaattattttaaggtcTTAAAATACCAGAAGATGTATTAGAATCTATTGATGAATGTCATCCAGTCATGTTTCCTACAATTAGACAGGTTTTAGTAGTATTAGCAACATTACCAGTAAGTATCGCATCAGCAGAACGCAGCTTCTCTACTTTAAGGAGGTATGCATGTATATTTTGCTTTTCTTTAAGttagaagaaaataattttggtaaaaaGTAGGGCTTAGAACTTATgtggtttaaaatatactaaatatacatgCATTTATGCACTCTAaagagtacaaaatatatacatatagtatgagCAAAATcagtttagattttttttactactagttattatttatgacataacttaactatagttaaaaatgctatcatatttatttaatttccgcTATTTAGTATTACTTTACTTAAATAGTCtgatttagatatttaattgatttatttatttaattctgtgattatttttataaatttgtcctTTTTTGCTTTGCATTAATCATAACTCCTTTGGCTTTTGGCTGTTTGCTTATTGCTTAATGCTTTCTGAAATATGTTGCACCAGGTTAAAAACATGGCTGAGAAGCCAAATGTCCCAGAAAAGGTTGACAGGTTTGGCTTTAATGAACATACATAGAAATATTGATATTGACATATCAAAAGTTATTGAACGATTTTCAAAGACAAAAAGGAAAttggattttgttatttaatattattttattattaattattatatatttaataaaactattattatattatgtggttattataatatgcttttatatttatatgtacctatgtcctatgtcaagttattttatttggtattttggtATACTGTTGAtgttgtttacaataattaatgttatgggTTATGAAAGTGGGTAGAAATCAATTATTGAAGTTTAAGCAAGCGAAACGATCGAACAATTTTGATCcgccaatttattaataatctgtACACTGTCGTTTatgtacaaatttttttataagaatctatgatttgaattcaaatttcgcCCCCCCCCTGGAAGAAGAGCTGAATACGCCCCTGGATCGGAGCAGGTGGTATAAAACCGTGCGTCTCTGCTTTTGGAGGTGATCAATTTGTGCTGCCAGATCAAGAACATCAGTTGCAAAtgtttttttcgatattttactTTACTATCAATTTAGGGTCATTGTTATCGTCGTCCATTACACCGGAACTGAGGAAATCGGTTCAATGTTTTGGCAAGGATTCATGTTTTCCATTAGCATTTGGGGTGCCTGCTATTCTTATGGTGATTTCAATGGGTAAGATATTTATCataagtcattactcattacgcAACCGCGACAATATTCCGATGAGGAACGACTAGATAGAGCtatcgtttattaaaatataattaattgattaatgcaatattaaatACGAAACTATATGACATAACTAACTgcattagtatatataataaaatatatttttataatattttccaagTATCTAACattacaattttgttaaaaaattataatttatacctattaggTATACCTCACGCGTACATTCGTATGTCTgcttagtatatacctattatttactaagtaagaaattattgttttgaatattttgttttatcattataaggtttgtttacttttataacttataacttataagcagcATTATCAcagtattagatatttaatatttatattccatttttttttttttttttatgaatcttTAAGTATTCTTTATATGTGGCAAAAATCTGTACAAGATCATTAAACCTAAGTCCAGTATCATTACAACTTCAATTGGATGCATATGTGTaagagtattaaattaataactttaatcaaacatatttattattttgtatttatatttacatctaTGCCAAACtaagttattagtaataagttataatgccaaatacatacctatacgtatatacattatataaacacaGAATAAaatgactattatattttgatattatttatgttttccaTAAAAGCacgcattgaaaaaaaaaataaccacttCTTCAAATGAAGGGAAAAGGAAATATTGGTTGGAATATGCTGATGATAAGTACAGTACACAACAAATATCTGAGTTGAGGTCAGCATTAGCCgttatgtatttgtttattccAGTCCCAATGTTTTATGCACTTTTTGATCAACAAGTAAGTTTTCTGTGAACGCTGGTTAAAAgactgatttaataaaaatattttacacgtaTGGCCATTTAATTATATGCACATAtccaatgtatatattttatcattttatattagattaataattctaaataaatctTTCAACTATCTAGGTATATTTTTCATGACTAATTTATTATGTAGCATCAATGACTCACCCCCGAACTCTTTctgattataaatgtaaaaataaataataaataaatttactaaatttattatatatttttttctatattatttaacttttcagGGTTCTCGATGGATTTTACAAGGAACTCTAATGAATGGCAagatagattttttaaattggtcTATAAAGCCTGACCAAATGCATTTAATTAACCCCTTgttcgttttaatatttataccactttttaatgccATAGTCTATCCACTTTTGCATAAAATTGGTATAAATACACCTTTAAAAAAAGTCACTCTAGGGGGCCTTATTGCTGCATCGTCGTTTGTGTGTGCTGCAGTTGTTCAATACACAAtaattgtaagtatttaaaaattgtattatatatattttcgcgAATCAGTATCAgtagacattttaataaaacagcaaataataaattttaaaacacttttGTTTCAGTTAACCAAAATTAAATCCATCTATTAAACTATTTGTAACCTTAAAATAGCCATTTTAAAAaaccaatgaaaaaaaaattagttggtaaaaattgaaaagttaCGAATGAttaggtttttgatttttttgaaattaataataacgttagtaaaatttaaaaaagaatcgCATTCATTCAAGTCAAActctatgaaaattaaaatttattttaataaaaacatttaatgcaTCTACTTTATAGAGATGATTTTAGCACAATAATTTTAGGATCAAATAatgaatactattttatacttactttaaaacattaattgaaataaaacctTTTACTTAAGATGATGTCAgcgcaatatttgttttctctctcaaACCCACGCGTAACATAGATAAAACGctgttacttaaaattattaatgcattttgaGTAATCTTAGGGTATATCACCTATTCCAAAATATATTGAGGATATTTTTTTTGAGGGAATgacatattgattttatatttgattttgtaatcgacttttaaaataaaaaaataaaatgttgaaaatttaaatgatgtttaaattgttttgatacaatatttaaataatagatctGTTTgctagtattataaaaaaaaacttagctCTATACCCAGTGACCAGTGCCGAACTTCACCTAGGCAAACTAGGCAGCTTCTTAGAGGCCTTACCATTCCGCCACTCAGGCCCCCGGTCATGTACCAAAAAAAGGCCACTTCTTTAATAGCTGCGTTGGAGCACTGAGACCCTTAAATTCGGCACTGTATATAGCATTATAGCCACATGTAGTCAATGATCGTTACGAAGATCTAAAACAGACTAATAATTGCCCTGAAGAGCCGTtacatgtattaaaattaaatctaaagatgctaacaatattaatagcttaatatattatattatacaataataaaaatatttttaagtaacataaaataggtagtttatattataagattatttttagttaaaattctaattttataactaaaatatttatactcgtaGTTGCTCAagaaaactgaaaaaatgtaggtaataatattaagtattatatgttCCTATCAGCTATCAGTTAATCAGTATGGCATtcgttattcaaattttaaaatgagtgtTTTCAGGGTCAAACTTTTACAATATCATCAAATGAAGGCCAATTaagaatatacaataattttgattgtaATGTATCCGTATCCAGTTCTTTGGTTGGAAACTTCAATATTGAACAGTTAGATGTAGttcatattaactataattcaaCTGTATTTAATGAGACTGATGTTTTATCTATAGACTTGCATCCAATGtgtgaattaaaaatgaatactctGAAACAACATGTTTTCATCAATAAAGGAAAGGTTAGAATTATTGTATGCTTTTATCAACCAATTTGGTAATTTAACaaacaactataaaaatgtatatttataatttaatttaaggtttcatcatattttttaacatctAAAATTGATaatgaaattgaattaaaacaattgaACGAATTGAAGAAATTAAAGAGTGGAAATTCAAATCTTAGGTAGGTAAATACATAGGTATCTACGATATAGGTGTATTGGAATTCATACtaggtacatagtatatattagaccatattaattttaattagataatattattattacaaggaTTTTGCATGATAATTTCTTCAGTCAAAGGATTACATTAaagaatactaataataaattatctgaaATAAGCTTTTCACTTTCAACAAATCAAGATCAAAGTTACGAATTACCTGTCGGGACGTAAGTATTTCTACTTAGTTATTTTATGTAGTATCTATGTTTAAacgttgaattattttttaattggcatttatacttattttttagttacgaCTTATACATGGACAATGAACCGATATTGCAAAATGTTGATTTTCTTCCTGTTAGTATTAATGATCTGTTATTTCACCATGATTTTAATCAAACGGTAACTAATTTAAAcacataagtattaagtaatgtaaaaattgttatcataaattgtttggtttataattttagaaagcCAAGTTAATTACTTTGGAAAAgggtaaatatattcatattctatGGCAAGCTCCgcaaatcattttaattacagTAGCTGAAGTAATGTTTGTGGTTACATTATTGGAATTCTCATTCACTCAAGTAAAATTATCATTAGTTAATagattacttaaattttatattaactaaatactttgagtaatattaattatttaaagtatttattagtgTTCTAACAAATGAGTAAACAACAATTAAGTATATTGACGGGCTGACAATTGGGTGCCGAGAAAATTAAACGAAAGGAAATGgcgcattttatttttcaatatataactTAACTACTTAAGAGTGTCTATGTGTATATAAAGATTCAGCAttgaaatttaagaatatttgtcaacagtataattataattgaagtataataatattaatataatattaaatatataggtgacaatttttaatttccattattattatttattagatacttgtaggtatatttaatattgcccTCAATTGTTGCAGTGCTCAATTGTcacgaatttatatttattgtgtcgaaatatttaagtaccgttttatacttttatgttcCATACTGAATAATACCTATCTACtgatattatctaattatataatcaatttttaggCTCCATTAAGTATGAAATCATTTCTTACAGCAGCCAATTTATGTACAACGGCATTTGGTAATttacttatagtttttatttcgaaaatgggacaatttgaaaatcaagtatgatataaataagtataggtagtaaaaatgtttgaatttaattttatttttttagggccatgaattcctattttatgCTGTTTTGATGGTTTtggatatgataatatttatgctGATGAGCaccaaatacaaatataaatgtataattagtaaTACCCAATGAACAGAATAAACAACAATCTCTAAATGTACTTCATTTAACATAATGAGAcgtaatttttctattaaatttatagtaaattttaattaaacaataataatataaatgaatatggcatcataattaatatatctaatttattgtatataggttTTCATGACATTGACATATCAACATATTTTACTAAGTATATATACAAGGTATATGTAATGTAGatttaaaacatgaataaatCTGATAAATCTTAAagactaatataattttagtttactaATGGCAGTCGGCAAATGAGGATTAAAACAACTGTATTATTACAAGaacctatgttttttttttttaacaaattggaaaacaaatttttatttgtatacctacattaataggtaattattataactaatacatttCATGTTCAATATACAATCTTAATATTTTCTaggtttcattaatttttattttataaaaaataaaacgatttataaAGTCAACATaccagtatatgtatatattttactgtttttgggtatattttatttatttataatatgttgaatagAGTTGCGGAGATATACGTTTAAAATCTCGATCACTAAGCATAGTCCATTTGCTTAAACCCAAAGACAATGCAATTTCTTCTTCTACTATTTCGTACGATGTGCTGGACTTTTTCAACCATTGATAAAACTCGTCCGACCAATCATTTTGACGTGGCCAATCACATCGTAAGATAACGGCATTGCGTCGAacgtgtaaatattttaacgaatgACCATAATATGAAATCAATAACAATGTGCACGTAGATATTTTTTCTCTTATCATCtacgagtaaaataaaataataggtcaATATGgcgtgaaaaattaatattatttaagaaaataaactcACTAAT
This genomic window contains:
- the LOC132919534 gene encoding peptide transporter family 1-like isoform X3; this translates as MQIKENGYPKAVWYIFGNELCERFSYHGLKTILVLFFTTIQKYDHDTSTIIFHMFLICSFISPLFGAIIADSYWGKYKTIFILSIVHAMGNILVAIASLVTSVSIDFQRSFTIIGLLLTSIGAGGIKPCVSAFGGDQFVLPDQEHQLQMFFSIFYFTINLGSLLSSSITPELRKSVQCFGKDSCFPLAFGVPAILMVISMVFFICGKNLYKIIKPKSSIITTSIGCICHALKKKITTSSNEGKRKYWLEYADDKYSTQQISELRSALAVMYLFIPVPMFYALFDQQGSRWILQGTLMNGKIDFLNWSIKPDQMHLINPLFVLIFIPLFNAIVYPLLHKIGINTPLKKVTLGGLIAASSFVCAAVVQYTIIGQTFTISSNEGQLRIYNNFDCNVSVSSSLVGNFNIEQLDVVHINYNSTVFNETDVLSIDLHPMCELKMNTLKQHVFINKGKVSSYFLTSKIDNEIELKQLNELKKLKSGNSNLRILHDNFFSQRITLKNTNNKLSEISFSLSTNQDQSYELPVGTYDLYMDNEPILQNVDFLPVSINDLLFHHDFNQTKAKLITLEKGKYIHILWQAPQIILITVAEVMFVVTLLEFSFTQCSNK
- the LOC132919534 gene encoding peptide transporter family 1-like isoform X2, which translates into the protein MQIKENGYPKAVWYIFGNELCERFSYHGLKTILVLFFTTIQKYDHDTSTIIFHMFLICSFISPLFGAIIADSYWGKYKTIFILSIVHAMGNILVAIASLVTSVSIDFQRSFTIIGLLLTSIGAGGIKPCVSAFGGDQFVLPDQEHQLQMFFSIFYFTINLGSLLSSSITPELRKSVQCFGKDSCFPLAFGVPAILMVISMVFFICGKNLYKIIKPKSSIITTSIGCICHALKKKITTSSNEGKRKYWLEYADDKYSTQQISELRSALAVMYLFIPVPMFYALFDQQGSRWILQGTLMNGKIDFLNWSIKPDQMHLINPLFVLIFIPLFNAIVYPLLHKIGINTPLKKVTLGGLIAASSFVCAAVVQYTIIGQTFTISSNEGQLRIYNNFDCNVSVSSSLVGNFNIEQLDVVHINYNSTVFNETDVLSIDLHPMCELKMNTLKQHVFINKGKVSSYFLTSKIDNEIELKQLNELKKLKSGNSNLRILHDNFFSQRITLKNTNNKLSEISFSLSTNQDQSYELPVGTYDLYMDNEPILQNVDFLPVSINDLLFHHDFNQTKAKLITLEKGKYIHILWQAPQIILITVAEVMFVVTLLEFSFTQYLLVF
- the LOC132919534 gene encoding peptide transporter family 1-like isoform X1, with product MQIKENGYPKAVWYIFGNELCERFSYHGLKTILVLFFTTIQKYDHDTSTIIFHMFLICSFISPLFGAIIADSYWGKYKTIFILSIVHAMGNILVAIASLVTSVSIDFQRSFTIIGLLLTSIGAGGIKPCVSAFGGDQFVLPDQEHQLQMFFSIFYFTINLGSLLSSSITPELRKSVQCFGKDSCFPLAFGVPAILMVISMVFFICGKNLYKIIKPKSSIITTSIGCICHALKKKITTSSNEGKRKYWLEYADDKYSTQQISELRSALAVMYLFIPVPMFYALFDQQGSRWILQGTLMNGKIDFLNWSIKPDQMHLINPLFVLIFIPLFNAIVYPLLHKIGINTPLKKVTLGGLIAASSFVCAAVVQYTIIGQTFTISSNEGQLRIYNNFDCNVSVSSSLVGNFNIEQLDVVHINYNSTVFNETDVLSIDLHPMCELKMNTLKQHVFINKGKVSSYFLTSKIDNEIELKQLNELKKLKSGNSNLRILHDNFFSQRITLKNTNNKLSEISFSLSTNQDQSYELPVGTYDLYMDNEPILQNVDFLPVSINDLLFHHDFNQTKAKLITLEKGKYIHILWQAPQIILITVAEVMFVVTLLEFSFTQAPLSMKSFLTAANLCTTAFGNLLIVFISKMGQFENQGHEFLFYAVLMVLDMIIFMLMSTKYKYKCIISNTQ